The Methylocella tundrae genome contains the following window.
GATGTTCAAAACAGCGTTCGTTTCGTGCCGAGCGTTCGTCCGAGGAACACGCCGGCGCCGACGGCGAAAGCGACAAGTGAAAATGGGTTCAATTGCTTGACGACTTCGGCGCCCGCCTCGATGGCGATAACCTCCTTTTCAAGTCCGGCCTCGCGCAATACGCCCAGCACCGGAGCCACGGCGGCGTCGATGTTAGCGGCGAATGCCGCATTGGGCGGGGATGGCGGCGCCGCTTGGGCTCCGACGGACGCCGCAGCCACGACAGGGGTGGCGCTCGCGACGGTCGCGGAAGGCGCAGTTGCGGATGGAGCGGGCGAAGGACGCCGCAGCGCCAGCACGAGAAATATGATAGCGCCGACGAGATAGAGCGCCGCGACGCACGAGGCGGCCGCCAGCGAGCCCCATAATCCTTGTAGATAGAGAAAGAGATCAACCGTCAAAAACACCGAGGCTGCGATGGCGCAGCCCGTCGCCATGGCGATGAGGGCGGCCGTCCGGATCAGCCGCGCAAGCATCTCCTCCAGCGGAGCGACCGCCTCATGCGCCAGCCGCTTGATCAAGGGGTTCATTTGCGTGCGCGGCTCAGCAATCCGATAATCAGACCTGTTGCCAGAGCGATGAGAACCGCGATCAGGGGATTGCGCTCGATGGTGGCTTCGAGATCCGAGCTTGCGCCAGCGAGCCGATGCTTGGCGTCGGACGCGCTGTCGGACAGCTTTTGTCGCGCGGCGTCGACAGCGCCATAGACCGAATCGGAGGTAGCCGAAGCCTCGGCTTTGACCAATTTTGTCACCGACGCCGTAAGCTTTGTGATGTCGTCGCGCAAGGCGGCGAGATCGGCGCTCAGATTTTGCGATGCTTCTTCAAGGATTTTGGTGTCAGTCATATTAACTCCGAATGTGTGACAGACGCGGGCTGCTCAAGCGAGGGTTGACTACGGCTTCCCATTTTATCCAGCGACCCAAGGCGCCTTCAAGAATGCGGCTCAGGACCAAATCAGCACGCCCCAAGTCTGCGCTAAATGCCGCCACGTGTCAGCAACACAATGACGAGCACGACCAGAAGAACTCCAACAATCCCGGAAGGGCCATAACCCCAACTGCGGCTGTACGGCCACGAGGGGAGGGCGCCGAGGAGTATCAAAACAAGGATTATGAGAAGGATTGTCGTAAGAGACATGAGACGCTCCTTTTGCAGGATCGCGGCTGAGCAAGTTGAAAATCAACTCACACGCTGTTGTATTGGTTCCTTAGCTATACTTGACGCTGAGAACGATGACGCTCGTTGCGGGCCATTCACATGAGCGCGCGCGTCGGCACTGTGCGCGGATCAGCCGGGTCCGGCGCATCCGGATCAATCACTGGCGGCAGTGGCGTATCGCCGGGATTTTCGACCGGCAGGGGCGGTGGGTCGGGGGCCGGGATATCAGGACCTGGGGGCGGTGGAAAATTGCCGGGCGAAATGTCTGGGGCCGGCGCTGGCTGCGGAGGAGCCGGAGGTTTGGGAATTTGCTGGGCTTCGAGATCCACGCGATGGGTCAAAAAACTCTCCTTTTAGCGAAGGGGGAAGAAGGATGTTCGACCGCGAACGCGCTCCGCGAAGGCGGGTTCCGGCGCTTGTTCGAGCGCGGGCGGGACCCGCAAGACCCGGCTGGATATCGGGCGGCGCGACACGACTTCCGGCGAGCGCGCGCTCGCGAGCCGTCGCCGAAGGGAAAAAAGTGCCGGCGCGGCGCCGTTGAAATGAACCTTATCCGCTCTCAAGACTTCCTTTGGCTCACAGCGCCTTCGCCGCGCCGATCGATATGGGAGAATGAAGCATGGCCGTAAAGTCGATGAACGATCTCTTTCTGCATACGCTCAAGGATATCTACTACGCTGAAAAGCAGATCTATAAATCGCTGCCGAAAATGGCCAAGGGAGCCGCCGCGCCGGAGCTGAAGAAAGCGTTTGAAAAGCACCGCGAGGAAACCGAGCAACAGATCGAACGAATCGAAAAGATTTTCGAGAGCTGCGGCGCTGCGGCGCGGTCGGTTCGGTGCGAAGCGATGGACGGAATTCTTGCCGAGGCCAAAGAGACGATGGAGGAAATCGACGATTCGAGCGTTTGCGACGCTGGCATTGTGGCGTCGGCGCAGACCGTCGAACATTACGAAATCGCGCGTTATGGCGCGCTTATCGCCTGGGCCAACCAGCTTGGCATGAAAGAGGCGAGCCGACTTTTGAGCGAGACGCTAGCCGAGGAAAAGAAAACGGACGAACTGCTGACGCAACTCGCGCGGCAATCCATCAATCAGGCGGCGGCGTAAGCGTATTCGCCGGATCGCCGGAACCATCAGAGGAGCTTTGCGATGGATCAGCATACCTACGCGAGGGACGCCGAGACTCCCATTGTGAGGAACAAGACGGAGGCGCGGCAGGGCACCAACAGGGCGCCAGTTCATTACGTCCTGTTCGCGGGTCTGGCGCTCGTCATCATCTCTTTCGCCCTGATGTTCCTCATGCATTAAGGCGCGGGGCGACCGTATTGGATCGCCGCCTCACGAAGCTCCCGCGAAGGAATGCGGCGCCGGGCTGATCGGCGTCGCGATTCCATCGTTGATCTCAAGCACCGACAGGCCGCGCTCATTGGCGCCGTCGGGAAGAAAGCGGAAGACGCCATCGGCGCCGTTGAAGCCTGAGCGGTTGGTCAGCACATTTTCCGAATAGCGTTGCGAGCCTTGTGTATGCGCGAGCGCTGCGGCGAGTGACACCGCGTCATAGCTGAGCGTTGCGATCCGTGTCGGATCGGAGCCATATTTGGCGTGGTAGCGCGCCGAAAATGCGTTGTAGCCGCCGTTTTCAGGGGCGGAGAACCAGGCGCCTTGCAGGGCGGGAAGTTTCAGAACCCGGGCGTCATTCCACAGTCCCGTTCCGAGAATCTGCACTTTTTTGGCGCTGAGGCCAGCCGTCGTCAGAGCCGTGGAGACGGCCGGCATGGCGTCGGCTTGTTCGGGAATGAAAAGCGCGTCGATCTGATCGCCGAGCGCGGCGATTTTCTGCGCGCCGGCCGCCAGCGTCTGTGGCTGATAATGCTCGATCGTCATGACGCGAATATTATCGCGTGCGGCCGCCTGCTGGAAGGCGGCTTCGGCGACGCGGCCGTAGTCATTCTCTGGGATCAGAGCAGCCATCGATTTTTTGCCCTTGGACGCGGCGAAATCGATGATCCGGTTGACATAGGATTCGACAAGGAAAGACAATAGATAGACGCCCTTGCCGCCGGTCGATGCGTCGGTCGAAAAGGCGATCACTGATTTGTCGGCCCCGTGCGCGAGGCGGCCGACTTCGCGCACGCTTGGGGCGAAGAGCGGGCCGATGATCAAATCGGCGCCTTCGGCCAACGCCTCTTGCGCCGCGATGCGCGCGCCATCCGGCGTCGAATGATCGTCCTTGACGATCAAGGTGAGATCATTGCTCCCCGCCTCGGTCAGAGCCATTTCGGCGGCGTTGCGCAAAGACGCGCCGACGACGCTGGGAGCGCCGGAAGCCTGCGTCAGCGGCAGCACCAGGGCGACCTTGACCGGACCCGAGCCGATATGCTCGGCGGGCGCTCCTGCGGCCGAGGGGTTGTTCTTTTGTCCACCCGCGATCGAATCGGCGGGCGGGCGCACGAATGGGCCATTGGAGGACCCGCAAGCCGTCAGCGACAAAGCAAATGATAGGGCGCAGAACGATTTCATCAGCGCCGCCGCCGGGCCGCCTGCACGGAAAAGAGCTCTCATCGATGCGGTCTCCGAACGCCGCGTCGGCGCTTTCCAGCCTGATCTTCAATAACAGTCGAGCCCTCGGCCAAGATCATGCGTCCAACACATCCCGTGCGCGGCCGTGCGGCGCTACGCGCATTTGAGCCAATCCACAAGGCTGCGACCGTGTTACCGTGAAACTTACCGGCAGTTTCAGTCACAAAATTGAAGCCCGGGCAATAGAAACCGTACATGCGCCGCTCTTTCTTGCAGAATCGCGCGGCGAGTTCTATAAATAGAACGAGCGGATGATTTATCGAACGGGCTGCGGGAGCGTTCAACCCGCGGGCCCGGAGACCGGCCGGGAAACCAGGGCGGAGCGGACCATGAGCACGAGTGAGCGGCGCCGGAACGGTCGCGATCTGGACGAAAGCCGAGGCGAGTCGAAAGGCACGGCCGGCGGTGAGAGCGACGGCGGCTCGTCGGCCGCCTTTACCGCTTTTGGCCTCCGGGCGGAGGCTGAGCCGATCCGCAAAGGCCTGCATGTCGTTGCGACGCCGATCGGCAATCTCGGCGACATCTCGTTCCGTGCGCTGGCGACGCTCGCCGCCGCGGATGCGGTCATCGCGGAAGATACCCGCGTGACGAAGACGCTGCTGGCGCATTACGGGATAGCGACGCCTCTTGTCGCCTATCATGAGCACAACGCCGCGGTGATGCGGCCGCATCTTCTGGCCCGTCTTGCGAGCGGCGCGGCGCTG
Protein-coding sequences here:
- a CDS encoding DUF883 family protein, whose amino-acid sequence is MTDTKILEEASQNLSADLAALRDDITKLTASVTKLVKAEASATSDSVYGAVDAARQKLSDSASDAKHRLAGASSDLEATIERNPLIAVLIALATGLIIGLLSRARK
- a CDS encoding DUF3309 family protein, which codes for MSLTTILLIILVLILLGALPSWPYSRSWGYGPSGIVGVLLVVLVIVLLTRGGI
- a CDS encoding ferritin-like domain-containing protein, with product MAVKSMNDLFLHTLKDIYYAEKQIYKSLPKMAKGAAAPELKKAFEKHREETEQQIERIEKIFESCGAAARSVRCEAMDGILAEAKETMEEIDDSSVCDAGIVASAQTVEHYEIARYGALIAWANQLGMKEASRLLSETLAEEKKTDELLTQLARQSINQAAA
- a CDS encoding penicillin-binding protein activator; the encoded protein is MRALFRAGGPAAALMKSFCALSFALSLTACGSSNGPFVRPPADSIAGGQKNNPSAAGAPAEHIGSGPVKVALVLPLTQASGAPSVVGASLRNAAEMALTEAGSNDLTLIVKDDHSTPDGARIAAQEALAEGADLIIGPLFAPSVREVGRLAHGADKSVIAFSTDASTGGKGVYLLSFLVESYVNRIIDFAASKGKKSMAALIPENDYGRVAEAAFQQAAARDNIRVMTIEHYQPQTLAAGAQKIAALGDQIDALFIPEQADAMPAVSTALTTAGLSAKKVQILGTGLWNDARVLKLPALQGAWFSAPENGGYNAFSARYHAKYGSDPTRIATLSYDAVSLAAALAHTQGSQRYSENVLTNRSGFNGADGVFRFLPDGANERGLSVLEINDGIATPISPAPHSFAGAS